The genomic interval TTGGTGAGGGAAATGGATTCTGCAAGGAGTTGGTTACAGAAATTTCAACCACGAGATAAATTAAGAGCCTCTACTAGAAAGAAAGATGATACTCATGGTGGAAACGAAGCTCCAACCGTGCCTATGGACGATGCAACTCTTTCCAATATCACAAAGCAGAAGGTTGCTGCAGCTAAACAATACATTGAAAACCACTATAAGGAACAGATGAAGAACCTTCAGGAAAGGAAAGAACGGTATGTTActtttcattaatattaataattttattttagtcttGTTAGTGAGATTTTTAAATGAGTTAATGCGTATTCTGTCATctatttttaagaataaatgTTCTTTTTTTCCCATTAATGCATTATAGTTTACTTAGTATACTAGTTGTAGTGCAAGAAGAGATATTATATTAATTGGTGTTCctagtttagctttaatttcTAATAACTCTGGACAAACTACCCTGGTTGATGTGAAATAGGGTGTAAGTTTGAATAAGAAAACATGCGAATAGGATGAAGAATCAAGAAGGTTTCTCTAGATGTAATATATTGTTTGACTCAAATTTGGTGGAGGTGATCCTTATTTGAATGTTTCGTAAATCTTAATTGGTGGTTCTTAATACAACACATTCTAACTATGCAATCCATGTAAGTTAGTGGAGttgtattaattattattgtggGATATTAATTAGTTTCATGAATTTTCTTTGGAGTGTAAGTTGAGATGAATTGAAGAGTGATAAGTTTTTTCTTACTATTTAgttaaattatgttaaaaatattgTGTATGATATTAATTTGAGTTATGATGGTTGGATAAACAAATATGTTGGAAACACTTTTAATACTTTACATATTACAGTCGAACCATCTTGGAAAAGAAGTTGGCTGATGCTGATGTATCTGAGGAAGATCAAAATAACCTACTTAAATTTTTAGAGAAAAAGGAAACAGAATATATGCGTCTTCAAAGACATAAGATGGGTGTCGATGATTTTGAGTTATTGACCATGATTGGAAAAGGTGCATTTGGGGAGGTATGTTTGTGCTTTTTGTGTATGATACAAGTTAATGTGATGTGATTACTACTTGTTTTCTTAgtttttaaatctatttatgcTTATGACCATCAATGATTCTACTTTTACCTACAACTTAAAATTGTTTTAGGTCAGAGTTTGTAAGGAAAAGGCTACAGATCATGTATATGCAATGAAAAAGCTAAAGAAATCAGAGATGCTTCGTAGAGGCCAGGTTGACAATCATTTGTCTAGCTACATATGTTAGTTTACAAAAGATTAATTTTCATGTTAAAGGCTAATGGAGTTATCACActttaaatttgttaattattttagGTAGAACATGTTAGAGCTGAGAGGAATCTCCTTGCAGAGGTTGACAGCAATTGCATAGTTAAACTTTATTGTTCTTTCCAAGATGATGAGTATTTATATCTTATTATGGAATATCTACCTGGTGGGGATATGATGACTCTCCTCATGAGAAAGGATACCTTGACTGAAGATGAAGCCAGATTTTATGTGGGAGAAACAGTTCTAGCTATTGAATCAATACATAAACGCAATTATATACATAGGTATGTATGAAATTGGTTATCTACTAGGTATTAATCTTGCATTCTACTATTGTGTTATAGTTAATTATACCATGTAGACCTAGGTGGTAGTCAACCTAAAATAAATTGATCTACAAAACATTCTTAAGAGTAAGTATTATTGTGATTGCTAAAATATGATATAACTTGGGTTgattttacattatataaactGATCTTCATAATATGGCACATTGCAGGGATATTAAGCCTGATAACTTATTACTTGATAAATATGGACACTTGAGACTGTCtgattttggattatgtaaacCATTAGACTGTAGTACACTTGAAGAAACGGATTTTTCCACTGGTCAAAATACAAATGGAGTTGTACAAAATGATGAATCTGGACGCACACAACAAGAACAATTGCAACATTGGCAAAAGAATAGGAGGACACTTGTAAGTTCAAAACTACTATGTGGATTTTCTTATGTGTGTGCTTGTAAATGTGAATGTATAAATGTTGCAGGCTTATTCTACTGTCGGTACACCAGACTATATTGCTCCAGAAGTTTTATTAAAGAAAGGCTATGGAATGGAATGTGATTGGTGAGTTATatgcttgtgaatgataagattcaaattaatttcatttttcttttatgacACATCTAACACACAAGCATATTTTTGTTGCATTCAATAGTAGTGATTCTTTCTAAGACATGTTTCAAGTAACATAATTTGTTTACTTTAGACTTTCTAGTATATTTGGTGAATTAGATGTTTTATTTTGATACAATGATGTTTGTCATGATAAAATTTCCAGGTGGTCACTTGGTGCTATTATGTATGAAATGTTGGTGGGATATCCGCCTTTTTATTCTGATGATCCAATGTCAACATGTAGGAAGGtaacattattataaaaatatttacaagttAATTCTattgttatgttttttatttgatttactTTAACCATCTCTATTATGAAGATGATGATAGTTCAACAAGTTTATATGTTGTATTGCTCAATACATTTAGCTAACTCCCTATTTTGTGTAGATAGTAAATTGGAGATCTCATTTAAAGTTTCCTGAAGAAGCAAGGTTAACTATAGAAGCTAAAGATCTTATAAGTAAGCTTTTATGTAATGTGAGCCAGAGACTGGGCTCAAATGGTGCAGAAGAAATAAAGGTATTGTATGGTGTGTCATTTTCAACATTCTTAAATATGTTGTGTAGACTTTTTGATATAAAAATTACCTTCCTATTGTGTTGTTTCTTTAGGTTCATCCATTTTTCAATGGTGTTGAATGGGAAAGATTGTATCAAATGGAAGCTGCATTTATTCCCGAGGTCAACGATGAGTTAGACactcaaaattttgaaaagtttgatGAGGTATTTAAAATGTTTCAAAGTATTTCTTATTCTACGTTTGCAATTGATTTAATGTTAGTCACATTGATAAATTATTCTTATTCTATCTTTATCACTTTTGTAGTCTGACCACCAGGCTCAATCATCAGCAAGAGCTGGCGGTCCATGGAGGAAGGTATTacaacattttattattttttacatttttcttaaaattctcttgagaattataataaaaattaagtataaataccacattttttgataaaaaaaatattaaaacacaatagtattgtgtttttaaaaaagttatagtATAATTATCTAATTCAAGTTTATTCCTCTCActttcttcttggaaaaatTTATCCATATATTTTGGTATATTTTGTTACCTTATGTATATAGTTGATGTTGGTGTTTacaacttttaatttattaatttatcttACACATTTTTCTGTTTTCATTCTTATTTGACCTATTTAATTTGATGGTACAGATGCTTTCATCTAAAGACTTGAATTTTGTGGGATACACATACAAAAACTTTGAAATTGTCAACGACTATCAAGTTCCTGGGATGAGTACGTCTTTTTTTTGCACATTTCCTTCTAAATGTTGATAATGTTcgttagaataattttttattttatttttatttttatttttattttgtttcatcTGTGtacttttgaaattaatttttgtttctatttatatatctatttgcaaatttatgataatattaattCTAAATAATAGCGAGAAATATATTAGAAATTTGAAAATCctaatataaatgaaaatattattttcaaatgtacACATGTAACTTTCGGTAGATGTTGAGACCAAGTCGTGTTATTTTGGGTGAGAgaagttttaataattttaaagtattaatctcacttcaaatttatattaaagtaaataacaataattttgttttaatattttttcctgCTTTTGTGAAGTTAGCGAAATTTGaattcatttttcttttggacttatttattaaactagagaaattttttcattgattttaatttttttttctttctctcagaTTTCTTTTTATGTAAACATAAAAAAACTCAATAATGATTtgtcactttaataataaatataagtaaAGTATTCAAATAATATTGTCATATGCATGACTTGACGAAGTTATAAGCTAATCTAATCTATcgatgtttttcttttgttaaaacatgttgaagttgtatgtcaataataatttataccaATGAATTTATAGGAATTTTCGAGAAGTGATGTAGAAcacaaatttattattcatattgaaaattaaataaaaatttgaatggGTGTGTATGTCTATATAAAGAATGTGTTAcatgataatattattatttttttaattttgttttatcttttctcCTACTTTGCAGCTGAATTAAGGAAGAAAAGTTCGAAAGTAAAGAAGCCATCCATCAAGTCCCTCTTTGGTATATTCACTtccttttattcttttaaatttgtttgCTTATGTTGCTCAttgtatacatttttttttgtttgtttatttacTTGTAACACTAACTCTTGTTCAATTATCTTGATTAACATGTAGATGGTGATTCTGAAACATCTGAAATATCTGAG from Phaseolus vulgaris cultivar G19833 chromosome 1, P. vulgaris v2.0, whole genome shotgun sequence carries:
- the LOC137814302 gene encoding uncharacterized protein isoform X1 yields the protein MDSARSWLQKFQPRDKLRASTRKKDDTHGGNEAPTVPMDDATLSNITKQKVAAAKQYIENHYKEQMKNLQERKERRTILEKKLADADVSEEDQNNLLKFLEKKETEYMRLQRHKMGVDDFELLTMIGKGAFGEVRVCKEKATDHVYAMKKLKKSEMLRRGQVEHVRAERNLLAEVDSNCIVKLYCSFQDDEYLYLIMEYLPGGDMMTLLMRKDTLTEDEARFYVGETVLAIESIHKRNYIHRDIKPDNLLLDKYGHLRLSDFGLCKPLDCSTLEETDFSTGQNTNGVVQNDESGRTQQEQLQHWQKNRRTLAYSTVGTPDYIAPEVLLKKGYGMECDWWSLGAIMYEMLVGYPPFYSDDPMSTCRKIVNWRSHLKFPEEARLTIEAKDLISKLLCNVSQRLGSNGAEEIKVHPFFNGVEWERLYQMEAAFIPEVNDELDTQNFEKFDESDHQAQSSARAGGPWRKMLSSKDLNFVGYTYKNFEIVNDYQVPGMTELRKKSSKVKKPSIKSLFDGDSETSEISEASDSIASTTKKFDDLPTNSE
- the LOC137814302 gene encoding uncharacterized protein isoform X2, yielding MDSARSWLQKFQPRDKLRASTRKKDDTHGGNEAPTVPMDDATLSNITKQKVAAAKQYIENHYKEQMKNLQERKERRTILEKKLADADVSEEDQNNLLKFLEKKETEYMRLQRHKMGVDDFELLTMIGKGAFGEVRVCKEKATDHVYAMKKLKKSEMLRRGQVEHVRAERNLLAEVDSNCIVKLYCSFQDDEYLYLIMEYLPGGDMMTLLMRKDTLTEDEARFYVGETVLAIESIHKRNYIHRDIKPDNLLLDKYGHLRLSDFGLCKPLDCSTLEETDFSTGQNTNGVVQNDESGRTQQEQLQHWQKNRRTLAYSTVGTPDYIAPEVLLKKGYGMECDWWSLGAIMYEMLVGYPPFYSDDPMSTCRKIVNWRSHLKFPEEARLTIEAKDLISKLLCNVSQRLGSNGAEEIKVHPFFNGVEWERLYQMEAAFIPEVNDELDTQNFEKFDESDHQAQSSARAGGPWRKMLSSKDLNFVGYTYKNFEIVNDYQVPGMTELRKKSSKVKKPSIKSLFGGKKQGEAIDDIEYGETRSFTPMITNKDDDVLDDVHATRKDHSEGIYI